The Cyclopterus lumpus isolate fCycLum1 chromosome 6, fCycLum1.pri, whole genome shotgun sequence genome contains a region encoding:
- the psma4 gene encoding proteasome subunit alpha type-4 gives MSRRYDSRTTIFSPEGRLYQVEYAMEAIGHAGSCLGILASDGVLLAAERRNIHKLLDEVFFSEKIYKLNEDMACSVAGITSDANVLTNELRLIAQRYLLQYQEPIPCEQLVTALCDIKQAYTQFGGKRPFGVSLLYMGWDKHYGFQLYQSDPSGNYGGWKATCIGNNSAAAVSMLKQDFKEGEMKLSTALALAVKVLNKTMDVSKLSAEKVEIATLTRENGKTCIKVLKQKEVEELIKKHEAEEAKAEKEKKEKDQKEKDK, from the exons ATG tCCCGTCGATACGATTCAAGAACCACCATCTTCTCACCGGAGG GGCGCCTGTATCAGGTCGAGTACGCCATGGAAGCCATCGGCCACGCCGGCAGCTGCCTGGGCATCCTGGCCAGTGACGGCGTGCTGCTGGCCGCCGAGCGGAGGAACATTCACAAGCTGCTGGACGAGGTGTTTTTCTCTGAGAAAATCTACAAGCTGAACGA AGACATGGCGTGCAGTGTGGCGGGTATCACGTCAGACGCCAACGTACTGACCAATGAGCTGAGGCTCATCGCACAGAG GTACCTGCTGCAGTACCAGGAGCCGATCCCGTGCGAGCAGCTGGTCACGGCGCTGTGCGACATCAAACAGGCCTACACGCAGTTTGGAG gaaaGCGTCCCTTCGGAGTCTCGCTGCTCTACATGGGCTGGGACAAGCACTACGGCTTCCAGCTCTACCAGAGTGACCCCAGTGGAAACTACGGCGGCTGGAAGGCCACGTGCATCGGAAACAACAGTGCT gcgGCCGTCTCCATGCTGAAGCAGGACTTCAAGGAGGGGGAGATGAAACTTTCCACCGCCCTGGCTCTCGCCGTGAAAGTCCTCAATAAAACCATGGACGTCAGCAAGCTGTCTGCAGAGAAAG TGGAGATCGCCACTCTGACACGCGAGAACGGCAAAACCTGCATCAAAGTGCTGAAGCAGAAGGAAGTCGAGGAGCTGATCAAGAAGCACGAAGCCGAGGAGGCCAAAGccgagaaggagaagaaggagaaggaccagaaggagaaggacaagtAG